In Colletotrichum higginsianum IMI 349063 chromosome 3, whole genome shotgun sequence, a genomic segment contains:
- a CDS encoding SH3 domain-containing protein — MMTSPTTLKRNSTTGRQSMGATARIALLSALSGSALVSAQSNCVSLQGSTTCSAFQSASVSTTGFVAGIFPFLQFVSNRETFDQQMLSYIDTTYVREKYQTLLGCSSVNLTQPDELYARFTTTVICNAIVQNSIDTCNLPAANSRPVCADTCAEFAQSEALLTSDSSLCGNPGSNLMNQIRADFTNCALPADSLSSSNCIQGIANERDNCGYGNSTVGLCSYCASGGINSTDTCCYNSNIDERCAGVTLPSIFPTMTFAPPTATATPTPSSTAAAAAAAGLSGGAIAGIVIGSVAGALLLAGLIYACILLARRRRRGSQSGSIFNQPSPSRQGPSTAKISPVQTTSGYEVLPGGRIARMSALESASDPAPAPPSRSSGPLAAAAAVGGAAGYMTGRRRGDDPSSSEFGDSPESEIRAGVLRPPPTNIRRTGSLSSSSVLADPQSPTSAGMSSPQGMASQQSEQLPFFKDYYSQDDIHPGDRVATLWAYHPRAPDEFALERGDMLKVVGIWDDGWATGVLMDEHADEWEARRQAQRDSGVSNTSGRQDPSPPVSGEIKAFPLVCVCLPEHWRKTIEGDLSTEGSSAHQGHPSFS; from the exons ATGATGACTTCCCCAACCACTCTGAAGAGAAACAGCACAACCGGAAGACAAAGCATGGGCGCAACGGCGAGGATAGCGCTTCTGTCAGCGCTGTCTGGTTCAGCACTTGTTTCGGCACAGTCAAACTGTGTCTCGCTCCAGGGCTCAACTACCTGCTCTGCTTTTCAGTCGGCTTCCGTTTCGACGACAGGTTTCGTTGCAGGAATTTT CCCCTTTTTACAGTTTGTTTCGAATAGGGAAACATTCGACCAGCAGATGCTGTCATATATTGACACAACCTACGTGCGAGAGAA ATATCAAACATTGCTTGGCTGCAGCAGCGTTAATCTCACTCAACCGGATGAGCTGTATGCCCGTTTCACCACCACAGTCATCTGTAACGCTATCGTGCAAAACTCGATAGACACGTGCAACCTGCCTGCGGCGAACTCGCGGCCAGTTTGCGCTGACACATGC GCCGAATTCGCGCAGAGTGAGGCACTGCTCACTTCGGACAGCAGTCTCTGTGGTAATCCAGGCAGCAACCTCATGAATCAGATCAGGGCCGACTTCACAAACTGCGCTCTTCCCGCCGACTCCTTGTCGTCTTCAAACTGCATCCAGGGCATCGCCAATGAGCGCGATAACTGTGGCTACGGTAACAGCACTGTGGGACTGTGCTCCTACTGCGCATCTGGCGGTATTAACTCGACCGACACCTGCTGTTACAACTCGAACATCGACGAACGATGCGCCGGTGTCACTCTACCTTCCATATTCCCTACCATGACGTTCGCGCCTCcgacagcgacagcaacaccgacgccctcgagtacggcagctgcagctgcggCCGCAGGACTGTCTGGCGGTGCGATTGCCGGGATCGTGATTGGTAGCGTGGCTggcgcgctgctgctcgccggACTCATCTATGCATGCATCCTACTTGCtaggagaagaaggcgcgGAAGCCAGAGCGGCAGCATTTTCAACCAACCGTCACCCTCTAGGCAAGGGCCATCTACCGCTAAAATTTCACCGGTCCAGACTACGAGTGGATATGAAGTTTTGCCCGGCGGCCGCATCGCCCGCATGTCGGCTTTGGAAAGTGCATCGGATCCTGCCCCGGCTCCTCCCAGTCGCAGCAGCGGGCCtctcgcagcagcagccgctgTCGGAGGCGCAGCAGGCTACATGACtggcagaagaagaggcgACGACCCGTCTTCGTCCGAGTTTGGAGACAGCCCCGAGTCGGAAATCAGGGCCGGCGTGTTGCGGCCCCCTCCAACTAACATCAGGAGGACAGGTTCCTTGTCAAGCAGCTCGGTCCTCGCTGATCCTCAGTCGCCAACGAGCGCTGGAATGTCGTCCCCGCAAGGCATGGCTAGCCAACAGTCCGAGCAACTGCCTTTTTTCAAGGATTACTACTCTCAAGATGACATCCATCCGGGCGATAGAGTCGCCACCTTGTGGGCTTACCATCCGCGCGCGCCGGACGAGTTCGCTCTCGAACGCGGTGACATGCTTAAGGTGGTCGGAATCTGGGACGACGGCTGGGCGACGGGTGTATTGATGGACGAGCACGCCGACGAGTGGGAAGCTCGCCGACAAGCCCAACGAGACAGTGGCGTTTCCAACACGTCTGGCCGACAAGACCCTTCACCGCCAGTCAGTGGCGAAATCAAAGCCTTCCCTCTTGTTTGTGTTTGCTTGCCAGAACACTGGCGGAAGACTATCGAGGGCGACCTCTCGACAGAAGGTTCCAGCGCCCACCAAGGCCATCCCTCATTCTCATGA